The sequence below is a genomic window from Pseudanabaena sp. BC1403.
TTCGCTGTAATAACCCAAAATTATTCCTTTTTTCTCTTTGTCTGAGCTTATCCTAATTTGCACAAGTTATTTATTTTTCATTCCTTAATAGTATTTTGTAGTCCACTTCAGTGGACTTGAGCTTTTATCCAAGAACTTGAGTTCTTGGTTTATTTACGTAAGTCCTAATAGTAGAAAAATTTTGAAAACTGATAGATTGAGTGTTAAAAGCTCTAAAAATCAACCGAATCTATGAAACTTGCCTTTATTATTGATCCGATCGCTAAACTCGATCCTGCCCATGACACTAGCGTAGCGCTGATGGAAGCAGCTTGTCGCAAGGGGCATGAGGTATTTATTACAAATATGAATACGTTGAGTGTCAAAGATGGCAAAGCATGGGCTTTTTTGCAATCCACCAAGATCTATCCTGTGCCACTAGTAGATGGTAAATGGCAAGTTCCAAATCCTTGGTATGAAGTCGCAGAAGGGAAATTTCAGCCTTTAGAAGATATGCAATTTGTGTGGATGCGTCCCGATCCACCTGTAACTACAGAATATCTCTATGCAACTTATATTCTTGATTACGTTGATGCCAGCAAAACTAAAGTTCTCAACTCGCCCCAAGGTATTCGCGCTGCCAACGAGAAAATGTATGCTCTGCAATTTACTAAGGCAATTCCTAAGACGATTGTGACTGCTGATAAAGGTACAATTCGCGAATTTGTTGCGGCTGAGGGTAAGGCTGTCATGAAACCATTGGGCGGTAAAGGCGGCGAGGGGATTTTGTTTTTGGAAATGGGCGATCGCAATATGAATTCGATGATCGAAATCAGTACGAATATTGGTAAAACTCCTGTGATGGTGCAGGAATATCTGCCCGATGCACAGAAAGGGGATAAGCGGATTATTTTGCTGGATGGCGAACCAATTGGCGCAGTCAATCGTGTTCCCCAGTCAGGAGAGTTTCGCGGCAATATGGCGGCGGGTGGCAGTGCAGTTCAAGTCAATATTACCGATCGCGAGCGGGAAATATGCACTCAACTTGCCCCAACCCTAAAGCGTGATGGCTTAATGTTTGTTGGTATTGATGTCATCGGTGGCTACCTCACCGAAGTCAATGTCACTAGCCCCACAGGTGTCCGTGAAATTGATCGCCTTGATGATGTGTGTTTAGGCGATCTGGTGATGGATTGGCTGGCAACCTTCGCATAAAACCCAAAAAGACAAATTGCCCGCGTAGCGGGCAATTTGTCTTTTTGGGTTTTATGTTTTAGTAGCTTATTGCAAACTTTGACTAGGTTAGAATTGCTATAGAACATCTATAGCAATTCTTTGAGAAATGTCCTTTTTATCTATGAAGTTTTTTAGCTCAGAATTTATGCAAAAAGTTAAAGTTCACGTCAAAGTCTGGACGCGATCGCTTGCCGCAGTTTCCTTAGTTGCGATGATCGTATTTGGTGGTGCTCACGAAGCTTTTGCCAAACGCTCAGGTGGTCGAATGGGTGGCAGCTCCTTTAAATCTGCCCCTAGCCGTTCTGCGCCATCCAATTCAGGATATAGCGGCAGCAGTTACAACAACAACTATGGCGGTGGAATTCCCTTCATTTTTTGGGGTGGCGGCGGTGGCGGCGGACTGTTTACGATCTTACTATTGGTGATCGTTGCAGGTGCAGTCATGCAAGCATTCCGTGGTCGGGGTAATGGCGAAGGCATTACTGGCATGGATAGCAAAGTTAGTGTTGCTAAAATCCAAGTTGGTCTACTCTCCTCAGCACGATCGCTGCAACAAGAGTTAACTCGTCTAGCTCTGGAGTCGGACACTTCCTCCGTTGAAGGTTTAGCCACTGTCACCCGCGAAACTGCTATCTCCTTGATGCGTCATCCAGAATATTGGGTCTATGTCAGCAGTGCCAATGAAAATACCAAGTTTGCCCTTGCTGAGCAAAAGTTTAATAGCTTGGTGATGTCTGAGCGCAGCAAACTCAATGCAGAAGTATTGAGTAACGTCAGTGGTCGGGTATTGCAAGGCAAAACTGCTACATCTTTGCCTAGTGCAGGTAGCCTAGACCTCGAAGCTCCAAGCGAATATATTGTGGTTACGCTTTTACTTGCAGTTGCGGGTGATAGCCTCAGCAAATTGCCTCCTTTACGTTCTACCGCAGATTTGCAGTCAGCTTTATCAGCGATCGGTTCTGTGCCTGCGGATAACCTGTTGGCAGTAGAGGTACTGTGGGAGCCCCAGTCTGAGGACTATACCCTCACAACTGATGAGGTGCTAACCATATATCCTGATCTTGTCAGAATCTAGTTTTGTTGGACTCTTTGAGTCCACCGATAGCAAAAAATTAAAGGGTCGCTATGCGACCCTTTAATTTTTTTTGGTTTAAAGATTTACAAAATCTCTTTCAAAGCTATGGTGTTAAGCGTCAATCTGTGGTATCACTTACCAGTATTATTTTTTCTTATTTTTTCTGAGACAAGTTTAAAGTATTGTGATTCGGCTAAGATAGCGCTAAAAACTTCACAATTTGATTATAAATTCGGGTATGGCAAAGAGCGCATGGTTAATAGAGTGAATAGGATCGACATATGATGCAGAGTACAGATAATAAATATACAAATAGCTCAGAGCAGCCTTATGTAACTCAAGACGTTGATGCTTATACAGACAACGTTGATAACTTAATGGACGATCTGTTTGGAGATGTCGAATCCACGCTCCATGTTGATTACACTAAGCAGCGATCGCTTAGACAAAAAAATTCACAAACCAAGCAAAGCAAAACATCATCTCCCTATGCTTCTGTGCAAGCCTCAAGCTCAGACATAGTAGCAATTCCTAAACTTGACACCTCCGAAAAAGATCTGTCAACATCAAAAGATACTGTCAGTATTACCAAACTTAATGTTGCTGATATTGCTTTACCACCCATCTCTAAACAAGATGTGCTCTGGATTCAACCCTACATCATGCGGAATCCAGAGCCGACCAGCAACCTGCCCCCAACACCACCCGAACTAGTAGTTCCCAAATACAACCTAATCGATCGTCTCTTGCTGGTCTTTGCTTGCAGCTCCGCACTAATTGCCGCAGTAATGTGGACAATTAATCATGGAATTTGGCTAGGTAGGCAATCAGTTAATGTTGCTCAGGTCTCATCTAAAGACAATGGTACTAATAAAGCTTTTGGCGAAGAAGTAAAGCGGATGTTGTCGGAAGTAGTAGACAAAAATCGCGCGATCGCAACTAATGCCAATAACACCATTGGCAGCAATATGCCCCTTATGGCTGCACCCCTAGTCGGCAATATGCAATTACCTGTGGGGACAAATAATCCTTTTGTGAATGGGTTGCAGCAGCCTATGTATGTGCCTGTGTATCAACCTCCTGCTTTAAGCAATAGTGGTAATTCTCCCTCTCCTCTTGCATTGCCACCTGCCACATCAAATAACTCAATTGATGTGGCTAACTCTGCGACAATGGCAAGACCAAATGCCGTATCTCCTCAAGTTACTGCTGCACCTGCGCCATCATATACATTGATAGGTGTACTTGATTTAGGCGATCGCTCTACCGCAATGCTTGATATAAATGGCTCTGTCCAATCTATTGGACTAGGCAAAGCGATCAACAATACAGGCTGGATTTTATCCCGTGTTAGTCAGCAAGAGATCATCCTCAAGCGCGGTAAGGAAACGAAAACTATCTTTGTTGGGCAAAAATTCTAATATAGTCCTAAAACCAAACGAGAATTGCGGCGCGAAGCGCCGCAATTCTCGTTTGGTTTTGGCTATGCCAATGTTGATATTGGGTTACAATTTTTCTGGAAAGCGCCTAAAACATCTGAGGAAAGTATATGGGGTTAATAGAGGATATATCTCGCTTTTTAGAGACCCGCCTAGAGGAGTTTATTCGCAATAACCCACAGATTGAGTTGCAAATCCTCGAAGATAAATTGCGGCAACAAGAAGAAGAAATAGCGAAACTAATAGTTAGCTCGAAACTGGAGGAGAAAAAACTCCAAGATCGGATTCTGGAAATCGCCGAAGAAATTCGCGTCTGGCACGATCGCACTGTCAAAGCAGAATCCTTTGATCGTCCTGACTTAGCTGGTGCAGCTAAAGAACGTGAAGCTGCGCTCTTGCGCCAAGGTAACCAAATCTGGGCGCAGATGGAACTTGTCAAAAAACGAGCCACTGATAGTCAAACGCTACAGGTGCAGATCCAAGAGCGGCGCAAAGAAGTTCAAGCCAAAGTCGCTGAGGCTGCCAAAACTGCCAAAGCAAAATCACCAACTAGTACTCCTTTAAATTGGGACAATCTCTATACTCCGCCCTTTCGAGATCCTAACGATAAGTTAGAAGAAACTTTTCGGCGTTGGGAAATGGATGAAGAACTCGAACGCCTTAAACGCAATATGGGCAAATAAAACCCACAAGAAAGGGGACGCAAAGCGTCCCCTTTCTTGTGGGTTTTATTTTTTGTTAGCTAGTAAAATTTGCTAACCATCATGCTATGATAGGAAAGCGTCAAAAACGCAACGGGATGTAGCGCAGCTTGGTAGCGCACCACTTTGGGGTAGTGGGGGTCTTGGGTTCAAATCCCAACATTCCGATTTCATAATAAAAAAGCAGAGAAATTGCCTTGCAATTTCTCTGCTTTTTTATGTAGCTAATATACTTGCTAAATCCTCTGGAACTAGTCTTATATTCTGTTTTTTTATTTCTGCCAATGACAGCCATCTTGCCGTAAATTTTGTTTTTATAGAGCTTTCATAACAAGTTAGCTCTTCTTTTTCATACCAAGACTTATCTACAAACTCAGCGTCATAGACAAACACAACTTCATGTCCTTGTTTGCCTTCGTAGACAAATATATTCTCGATTACCTTAATCAGGTGCAGATTCTCTACTTCGATAGATATCTCCTCATCAATTTCACGTAACATCGCTTCTTGGCTGCTTTCTCCAAACTCTATCCCTCCACCTAATGGACGGCAAAAATAGTCCTGCTTGATTGAGTCAAAGCATTCCGACACTAAAATTTTGTTGTCTTTGCGGAATAAGCAAATGGAAATCGGTCTGATGCATTGAGGATTATCCATAGGTCTAAATTTCGTGATTTGTGATGCCGATCGCAAATTACCACACTTAAGATTACAGGAACAAGAACTGGTGATTGCAGTCCTAATATTTATACAAAGATATTCTCAATGTTATAGAAAAAACTTTTT
It includes:
- the gshB gene encoding glutathione synthase, with protein sequence MKLAFIIDPIAKLDPAHDTSVALMEAACRKGHEVFITNMNTLSVKDGKAWAFLQSTKIYPVPLVDGKWQVPNPWYEVAEGKFQPLEDMQFVWMRPDPPVTTEYLYATYILDYVDASKTKVLNSPQGIRAANEKMYALQFTKAIPKTIVTADKGTIREFVAAEGKAVMKPLGGKGGEGILFLEMGDRNMNSMIEISTNIGKTPVMVQEYLPDAQKGDKRIILLDGEPIGAVNRVPQSGEFRGNMAAGGSAVQVNITDREREICTQLAPTLKRDGLMFVGIDVIGGYLTEVNVTSPTGVREIDRLDDVCLGDLVMDWLATFA
- a CDS encoding DUF1517 domain-containing protein, with the protein product MQKVKVHVKVWTRSLAAVSLVAMIVFGGAHEAFAKRSGGRMGGSSFKSAPSRSAPSNSGYSGSSYNNNYGGGIPFIFWGGGGGGGLFTILLLVIVAGAVMQAFRGRGNGEGITGMDSKVSVAKIQVGLLSSARSLQQELTRLALESDTSSVEGLATVTRETAISLMRHPEYWVYVSSANENTKFALAEQKFNSLVMSERSKLNAEVLSNVSGRVLQGKTATSLPSAGSLDLEAPSEYIVVTLLLAVAGDSLSKLPPLRSTADLQSALSAIGSVPADNLLAVEVLWEPQSEDYTLTTDEVLTIYPDLVRI
- a CDS encoding TIGR04376 family protein — protein: MGLIEDISRFLETRLEEFIRNNPQIELQILEDKLRQQEEEIAKLIVSSKLEEKKLQDRILEIAEEIRVWHDRTVKAESFDRPDLAGAAKEREAALLRQGNQIWAQMELVKKRATDSQTLQVQIQERRKEVQAKVAEAAKTAKAKSPTSTPLNWDNLYTPPFRDPNDKLEETFRRWEMDEELERLKRNMGK
- a CDS encoding NUDIX hydrolase encodes the protein MDNPQCIRPISICLFRKDNKILVSECFDSIKQDYFCRPLGGGIEFGESSQEAMLREIDEEISIEVENLHLIKVIENIFVYEGKQGHEVVFVYDAEFVDKSWYEKEELTCYESSIKTKFTARWLSLAEIKKQNIRLVPEDLASILAT